The DNA window CCATTGAGATCCAGCGGCTGGATGCTCCGGGCGGCGGCGAGGCCGGCCTGGAGGTGGGCCTCGGGAATCGTATTGGTCCCGCCCGGGTAGAGGCCGCCTTCCAGACCGAAGTAGGCGAGGCCTTTCATGTCGATGAGGGGCACCTGGTCTTCGGTGATCTTGAGCAGGGCCAGGCGGATCGTCTCGTTGTTGCGCACGACACGCTCGACAACGGCGGTGACGTAGCCGTCGCGATCGATCTCGATGCGCACGGCGCCCCCTTCGGGTACGACCGCGGCGTCTCGGATTACCCGGGCGGATGTAGCAAACGTCGCGACGGGTGCCCGGCCGACCGCGTCGCTGCGGACCAGCGAGCGTACGTAAACGCCGGCAGCCACCGTCACCCGCACAAAATACACGCCCTGCCCCAGTTCGCCCGTTTGCAGGGAGATGGCCTGGTCGCCGACGGCGAGGACTTCCTGTTTGGCCGGCGCGGCCTCACGGCCGAGGATGTCGAAAAGTTGGATGTAGGCCGTCTGTGCGCGGTCGGAGGCGACGGGCAGCCAGGCCTGTGCGCCGGCGGGGTTCGGGTAGATGGCGCCGAGGCGCGTATCAGCCGGCAACGTATCTGATACTTCGTTCGATACAGGGAATGCGCCTGCCACCCAGACGCAACCGTTGGCCCCGGCTGTGGCCGTCAGCGGGGTCATACCATCGGCGCTCAGGCGGACGGTAGCACCTGCCATTGGCGTGTCGTTTCGCGCATCCAGTGCGCAGATCCGCACCTGAGGGGACTGGGAGAGGGCATGGCCGGCGCCTATCCCTAGAAATAGAAAAATGCCTGCGAATACGCGCTGAATGCGC is part of the Rhodothermales bacterium genome and encodes:
- a CDS encoding T9SS type A sorting domain-containing protein, with the protein product MTVSSAWASPRIQRVFAGIFLFLGIGAGHALSQSPQVRICALDARNDTPMAGATVRLSADGMTPLTATAGANGCVWVAGAFPVSNEVSDTLPADTRLGAIYPNPAGAQAWLPVASDRAQTAYIQLFDILGREAAPAKQEVLAVGDQAISLQTGELGQGVYFVRVTVAAGVYVRSLVRSDAVGRAPVATFATSARVIRDAAVVPEGGAVRIEIDRDGYVTAVVERVVRNNETIRLALLKITEDQVPLIDMKGLAYFGLEGGLYPGGTNTIPEAHLQAGLAAARSIQPLDLNGRPSSRGVYILTSVGMSNTSDEFCGVADPTNRCKLGTFMSDASLDPAVNTSTFVMVDGADPGKTAEKWVEPGLNDYNRILEEELVPFGYSESQVQIAWIKLANAPPAGTLPDRDADAFRLQEQFGQIARAMKQRYPNLKMIFFSSRIYGGYATTDRNPEPFAYEQGFAVKWTVAAQIRQQETGEIDPISGDLGPDVAPWIGWGPYFWADGTNPRSDGLTWTREDLKEDGVHPAKPGIEKVAGILMDFFKTSPLSTCWFLAGQECQ